In Chryseobacterium camelliae, one DNA window encodes the following:
- a CDS encoding helix-turn-helix domain-containing protein — MITIKHPDKLEACSDILQKSKLNTFDVINLQKKIFGSENASIGQFNQRHKSYDKSTIIKILDYQRKNSLNNSELAIHFRLSRNTVAKWKKLFL, encoded by the coding sequence ATGATCACCATTAAACATCCTGATAAGCTTGAAGCATGTAGTGATATTTTGCAAAAATCAAAACTAAATACTTTTGATGTAATCAATCTTCAAAAAAAAATCTTCGGTTCGGAAAATGCTTCTATAGGACAATTTAATCAACGTCATAAATCTTACGACAAATCTACAATTATAAAGATCCTGGATTACCAAAGAAAAAATTCTTTGAATAACAGCGAACTGGCCATACATTTCAGGCTTAGCAGAAATACCGTGGCCAAATGGAAAAAGCTGTTCCTGTAA
- a CDS encoding transposase has product MNFKQIHIGKLIEQRVQETQIELTRICKFFDCTEKEIAQMYEAENLYADFILKWCKLLEYDFFRIYSQHLILYAPIDNQKYENKKTGKLALPSFRKNIYTKEIIEFVIELIRNETKTTSQITEEYNIPKTTLYKWLQKYSTIRDRKIS; this is encoded by the coding sequence ATGAACTTTAAACAAATACACATTGGAAAACTGATCGAGCAACGCGTACAGGAAACTCAAATAGAACTTACGAGGATTTGTAAATTCTTTGACTGTACTGAAAAAGAAATTGCGCAAATGTATGAAGCTGAAAACCTCTACGCGGATTTCATCCTGAAATGGTGCAAACTGCTGGAGTACGATTTCTTTAGGATTTATTCTCAACATCTTATCCTATATGCTCCTATCGATAACCAAAAATATGAAAATAAGAAGACAGGAAAGCTTGCCCTTCCTTCTTTCCGCAAGAATATTTACACAAAGGAGATTATCGAATTCGTTATAGAACTCATCCGAAACGAAACAAAGACAACAAGCCAGATTACAGAGGAATACAATATACCAAAGACCACTTTGTATAAATGGTTGCAGAAATACAGCACAATAAGAGATCGTAAAATCTCATAA
- a CDS encoding tail fiber domain-containing protein: MKKILLTAGIILSGLVYSQVGVNNQTPSTTFDVRAKRDASGNITDNTQTIGMQAPRLTRAELTANTANYGTNQNGALIYITDISGGDAASGTQRENITSVGYYYFDAAAASGAGRWIKMAVGDGGSPYTANNGLTMTGNNTKLGGTLIENTTIAQDTYTTNFTSAATTGTSHFTVDGTTFNVDAVNNRVAIGTATPSAKLDVQGNQYINAAITSAASKNALDINIGQPSYSYGNRVENFGINMRTNTDSGGSQIARINFGDESTGTLNGTRYLSFSVGNPVLNELMYLTSSNNGRVGIGTTTPAGRLHIVENGSTSAITASYNTPGILLTGPSSSNGLSGPGLYFEALGNPTGQRVMKVNMTTDGTNGFLNYQSVSNDASASVTTIMSVVSNGRVGIGNYNPGAKLEVNNGNTNGAIKIVDGTQGSGKVLTSDANGLATWQTIPSATPYTASNGLTMASNNVKLGGTLTENTTIAQGNNSVTFSGNSNVNITTTNTSGYPLSIVHPLSSSISQPGLQIGGATGTAATGQAAFIGFNPNNGQGAWPISVGAQYISGSSGQGAADFFVATSSGGAADKKLIVKNNGDVGIGTTAPTSKLSVNGTADKPGGGSWGTFSDARVKKDIRDYQKGLKEILAIRPVTFEYNGKSPFKADGKTYVGVIAQEIEKVLPSTVTKTKYKDFEDLREYNGSELTYTLINAVKEQQAEIEQLKKDNKELSYLKVLIKNLQAEVEGMKKNR, encoded by the coding sequence ATGAAAAAAATTTTACTAACGGCCGGTATTATTTTATCGGGCCTTGTTTACAGCCAGGTGGGCGTAAACAATCAGACACCCTCTACCACTTTTGATGTGAGAGCTAAGCGCGATGCTTCAGGTAATATTACCGATAATACCCAAACCATCGGGATGCAGGCACCACGCCTGACGCGAGCAGAACTCACAGCCAATACGGCAAACTACGGAACTAACCAGAACGGCGCCCTAATCTATATCACCGATATATCGGGAGGTGATGCAGCATCTGGAACACAGCGTGAAAACATAACCAGCGTGGGCTATTATTATTTTGATGCCGCCGCAGCATCGGGTGCAGGCAGATGGATCAAAATGGCGGTAGGTGATGGTGGCAGTCCCTATACCGCCAACAATGGACTTACGATGACTGGTAATAACACGAAGTTAGGTGGCACGCTGATTGAAAATACCACCATCGCACAGGATACCTATACTACCAATTTTACCTCCGCAGCTACAACCGGCACCAGTCATTTTACAGTAGATGGCACTACATTTAATGTGGATGCTGTGAACAACAGAGTGGCAATAGGTACCGCTACCCCTTCAGCCAAACTGGATGTACAGGGTAACCAATACATCAACGCCGCTATAACTTCAGCAGCGTCTAAAAATGCACTTGATATAAACATTGGTCAGCCCTCCTACTCTTACGGCAATAGAGTTGAAAATTTTGGGATAAATATGAGAACCAATACCGATTCAGGGGGAAGTCAAATTGCCAGAATCAATTTTGGTGATGAGAGCACCGGAACTCTTAATGGAACCAGATATCTCTCCTTCAGTGTAGGAAATCCTGTTCTTAATGAGCTAATGTATCTTACAAGCTCAAATAATGGCAGAGTCGGAATTGGAACCACTACTCCTGCCGGAAGATTACACATTGTAGAAAATGGTTCCACATCAGCTATTACTGCATCATACAACACACCTGGAATATTGCTTACAGGACCTTCATCCAGCAATGGTTTGTCGGGGCCAGGTCTTTATTTTGAGGCATTGGGTAATCCTACAGGCCAGCGAGTGATGAAAGTGAATATGACCACCGACGGGACTAATGGTTTTCTGAATTACCAGTCGGTTTCCAATGATGCCTCGGCTTCAGTGACTACTATTATGTCTGTTGTATCCAATGGAAGAGTTGGTATAGGAAATTATAATCCAGGAGCCAAACTGGAAGTGAATAATGGGAACACCAACGGAGCGATCAAAATTGTGGATGGAACACAAGGTTCCGGCAAAGTACTTACGAGTGATGCCAATGGGCTTGCAACCTGGCAAACCATTCCCAGTGCCACGCCTTATACGGCAAGTAACGGTCTTACAATGGCATCCAATAATGTAAAGCTTGGCGGTACACTAACCGAAAATACCACCATAGCTCAAGGTAATAATTCCGTGACTTTCTCGGGGAACAGCAATGTCAATATTACTACAACCAACACTTCAGGTTATCCTTTGTCTATAGTTCATCCGCTATCAAGCAGCATATCGCAGCCGGGCCTGCAGATTGGAGGTGCAACGGGTACAGCTGCAACAGGGCAGGCAGCCTTTATTGGATTTAACCCAAACAACGGCCAGGGGGCTTGGCCTATATCTGTGGGAGCGCAATACATCAGTGGATCCTCAGGACAGGGTGCTGCTGATTTTTTTGTAGCGACATCCAGCGGGGGAGCTGCCGACAAGAAATTGATCGTTAAAAATAACGGTGATGTAGGAATAGGAACTACGGCCCCGACGTCGAAGCTTTCCGTTAATGGTACAGCAGACAAACCAGGTGGCGGATCTTGGGGTACCTTTTCTGATGCGAGGGTAAAAAAAGACATCCGCGACTATCAAAAAGGGCTGAAAGAAATTTTAGCCATCCGTCCTGTGACTTTTGAATATAACGGCAAATCACCATTCAAGGCAGACGGAAAAACATATGTTGGAGTTATTGCACAGGAAATTGAAAAAGTGTTGCCATCTACTGTTACGAAAACAAAATATAAAGATTTCGAAGATCTGAGGGAATATAACGGTTCTGAACTTACTTATACACTTATTAATGCTGTAAAAGAACAGCAGGCAGAGATAGAACAACTGAAAAAAGATAATAAAGAGCTATCCTACCTAAAAGTTCTTATTAAGAATCTGCAGGCAGAGGTGGAAGGAATGAAGAAGAATAGATAA
- a CDS encoding phage integrase SAM-like domain-containing protein — MNFKFSLSETGTSSHIFLSISDYRFKEIHILTPLKISPDQWDEEKQRPQNIYLKNSKIINRIIDSIKVNFTNYIETFISQKKKITAKRLETLMQNEILLKNSAQLDGTLLYFASLYIESRKEIVCHSTFKRYNVFFRLLERFEGFTKNRIYVKDLNSNFIKDFNIFGNEEMYSKSTIYRTLNFIKTILNFAEKKGISTSIREFEYKRDKAETEIITLNDDELLLIEKTEVPTALQDAKDWLLISCYTGQRISDFMCFSADKLLEIENRLCINFVQKKTGKTILLPLHPAVIDIIRKSKNDFPTLINKELYNRNIKEIGKICKINNNIKAKKRIGHRVKELIVEKWEVLSSHIGRRSFSTNFYGKIPTPLLIGATGHSSEQMFLKYINRFDKDKIVSLSNHFNHIHSQYPAHIQLPHS, encoded by the coding sequence ATGAACTTCAAATTTTCCCTATCTGAAACAGGAACAAGTAGTCATATTTTTTTATCTATCAGTGATTATCGTTTTAAAGAAATACATATTCTCACTCCATTAAAAATTTCGCCAGATCAATGGGACGAAGAGAAGCAGCGTCCTCAAAATATATATCTGAAAAATTCTAAGATTATTAACAGGATTATTGATTCAATAAAGGTTAATTTTACAAATTATATTGAAACATTTATATCTCAGAAGAAGAAAATTACCGCAAAACGGCTAGAAACTTTGATGCAGAATGAAATATTGCTTAAAAATAGTGCGCAATTAGATGGGACATTATTATACTTCGCAAGTCTTTATATCGAGTCCCGTAAAGAGATAGTATGTCACTCAACCTTCAAACGTTACAATGTATTTTTCAGGCTTCTGGAAAGATTTGAAGGATTTACTAAAAATAGGATTTATGTGAAGGATCTTAATTCTAACTTTATTAAAGATTTCAATATTTTCGGAAATGAAGAAATGTATAGTAAGAGCACAATATACCGTACTTTAAACTTTATCAAAACTATTCTGAATTTTGCAGAAAAGAAAGGAATTTCGACAAGCATTAGGGAGTTTGAATATAAAAGAGATAAAGCGGAGACAGAGATCATTACCTTAAATGACGATGAACTCCTATTGATTGAGAAAACTGAAGTTCCCACAGCATTACAGGATGCAAAAGATTGGCTGCTAATTAGTTGTTATACAGGACAGCGTATTTCGGATTTTATGTGCTTTTCAGCAGACAAACTGCTTGAAATTGAAAATAGGTTATGCATTAATTTTGTCCAGAAAAAAACAGGTAAAACCATTTTGCTGCCTCTGCATCCTGCCGTAATAGACATCATCAGAAAAAGTAAAAACGACTTTCCTACATTAATTAATAAGGAATTATATAACCGGAATATCAAAGAAATTGGTAAGATTTGTAAAATCAATAATAATATCAAAGCTAAAAAGAGAATTGGACATAGGGTGAAAGAGCTTATTGTAGAAAAATGGGAAGTTTTATCCAGCCACATAGGGAGAAGAAGTTTTTCTACAAATTTTTATGGGAAAATTCCAACACCGCTTCTAATAGGCGCTACAGGTCACAGTTCGGAACAAATGTTTTTAAAGTACATCAATCGTTTTGACAAAGATAAGATAGTAAGCTTAAGTAATCATTTTAACCATATTCACAGCCAATATCCTGCCCATATTCAATTGCCACATTCTTAG